In the genome of Amaranthus tricolor cultivar Red isolate AtriRed21 chromosome 15, ASM2621246v1, whole genome shotgun sequence, one region contains:
- the LOC130801164 gene encoding inositol polyphosphate multikinase beta-like, with the protein MMLILKVPDHQVAGHHALNGKLGPLVDEFGHFYKPLQKNGRGSTELEFYNTFLSDETIPNHIRKLFPKFYGTQLVRASDGSGPCSHLVLEDVTACYTNPSIIDVKIGSRTWYTQATQEYIEKCLKRDRETSSLALGFRISGLMFYKGQQSGYWKPDRKLTTTYTSDDISLVLRKFVSWNQSDDLEENPDCRFCSQVFGGPSGILAQLQDLKSWFEDQTKYHFHSTSILMVYDKESVEKSRVSGPSVKLVDFAHVVEGNGIIDHNFLGGLCSLIKFISDILALQNGCTNKDSLQNGG; encoded by the coding sequence ATGATGCTAATTCTTAAGGTCCCAGATCACCAGGTTGCCGGACACCACGCACTTAATGGGAAGCTTGGCCCTCTCGTTGATGAATTTGGGCATTTCTACAAGCCTCTTCAGAAGAACGGACGAGGCTCAACAGAGCTTGAATTCTACAACACATTCTTATCCGATGAGACAATTCCGAATCATATACGAAAATTGTTCCCCAAATTTTATGGCACCCAGCTTGTACGGGCTTCTGATGGATCTGGACCTTGTTCTCACCTTGTTTTAGAAGATGTAACCGCATGTTATACAAATCCGTCCATCATTGATGTGAAGATAGGCTCCCGAACCTGGTACACCCAAGCAACCCAGGAGTACATTGAAAAATGCCTTAAGAGAGACCGGGAAACCTCTAGCCTTGCTTTGGGTTTTAGGATATCGGGGCTAATGTTCTACAAGGGCCAACAATCTGGTTATTGGAAACCTGATAGAAAGTTGACTACTACATATACATCAGACGATATCAGTTTGGTTTTAAGGAAGTTTGTTTCATGGAATCAATCTGATGATCTTGAAGAAAACCCTGATTGTAGATTTTGTTCCCAAGTATTTGGTGGTCCTTCGGGCATTTTGGCACAATTGCAGGATCTGAAGTCATGGTTTGAGGATCAAACAAAGTACCATTTCCATTCGACATCAATTTTGATGGTGTACGATAAGGAATCAGTGGAGAAAAGCAGAGTCTCAGGTCCTTCAGTTAAGCTTGTGGATTTTGCTCATGTTGTTGAAGGAAACGGCATAATTGATCATAACTTCTTGGGTGGACTTTGCTCACTAATCAAGTTCATATCTGACATTTTAGCACTTCAAAATGGATGCACCAACAAAGATTCTTTGCAGAATGGAGGGTAG